In one Macrobrachium rosenbergii isolate ZJJX-2024 chromosome 53, ASM4041242v1, whole genome shotgun sequence genomic region, the following are encoded:
- the LOC136834081 gene encoding cuticle protein 7-like isoform X2 → MSLQIAFVFASLVVLAFGDRAPVYGAPPTYAPPAYAPPAPKYVAPVSYNEPVYPDEPPKYTFNYGVADDYSGANFGHTESRDGYNTQGSYTVNLPDGRIQTVTYYDNGDGLVAEVTYKGEAQYPDTPAYGPAPSYNPAPRYHAPAPTYA, encoded by the exons ATGTCTCTCCAG ATCGCCTTCGTCTTCGCCTCCCTGGTGGTGCTGGCCTTCGGCGACCGTGCCCCTGTTTACGGAGCTCCTCCAACCTACGCCCCTCCTGCCTATGCCCCACCCGCACCGAAATACGTAGCCCCCGTCTCCTACAACGAGCCTGTGTACCCTGAT gaaccCCCCAAGTACACCTTCAACTACGGCGTCGCCGACGACTACTCCGGCGCCAACTTCGGCCACACGGAATCCCGCGACGGCTACAACACCCAGGGTAGCTACACCGTCAACCTCCCCGACGGGCGCATCCAGACCGTCACTTACTACGACAACGGCGACGGCCTCGTCGCTGAGGTGACTTACAAGGGAGAAGCCCAGTACCCAGACACCCCTGCCTACGGCCCAGCTCCCTCCTATAACCCAGCTCCTAGGTACCATGCCCCCGCTCCAACATACGCGTAA
- the LOC136834081 gene encoding cuticle protein 18.6-like isoform X1, which translates to MSLQIAFVFASLVVLAFGDRAPVYGAPPTYAPPAYAPPAPKYVAPVSYNEPVYPDEPPKYTFNYGVADSLGANWPLGIHDGYNTGVATVNLPDGRIQTVTYYDNGDGLVAEVTYQGEAQYPEYAPAYKPAPSYKPAPVPAYEPAPAYSAPIIPAYA; encoded by the exons ATGTCTCTCCAG ATCGCCTTCGTCTTCGCCTCCCTGGTGGTGCTGGCCTTCGGCGACCGTGCCCCTGTTTACGGAGCTCCTCCAACCTACGCCCCTCCTGCCTATGCCCCACCCGCACCGAAATACGTAGCCCCCGTCTCCTACAACGAGCCTGTGTACCCTGAT GAACCCCCCAAATACACCTTCAACTACGGCGTCGCCGACAGCCTCGGAGCCAACTGGCCACTCGGAATCCACGACGGCTACAACACCGGGGTAGCTACCGTCAACCTCCCCGACGGACGCATCCAGACCGTCACTTACTACGACAACGGCGACGGCCTCGTCGCTGAGGTGACTTATCAGGGAGAGGCTCAGTACCCCGAATACGCCCCTGCTTACAAGCCTGCTCCCTCTTACAAGCCAGCTCCCGTCCCAGCTTATGAACCAGCCCCGGCCTACTCTGCTCCTATAATCCCAGCATACGCATAA
- the LOC136834055 gene encoding uncharacterized protein, with amino-acid sequence MTLKYLCYPHSCLISFTFFYRAPSSWLHLFHLVLQVTFILTTVAVAIAEKLPEHKIPRSYSAPTPEPEYPTEPPKYAYNYDVVDDYSGANFAASESRDGYKTVGSYKVNLPDGRVQTVKYVDNGNGLEAEVTYEGEARYPEYKPAPTYKKTVAAPAPNQVYKPAPAPDPVPVYKPAPTPSYAPDPVPVYKPAPAPAPVPVYKPAPVSAYKAVSDEDLDPEQFHVPVYTTAAAPATIYRPTPAPAPYPVPVYEPEPAPVPRPASRGSSGYRPPGANTAPVYDPSAVLLQGPLYRPPPTLYE; translated from the exons ATGACACTGAAG TATCTATGTTATCCCCATTCTTGCCTTAtttcttttaccttcttttatAGGGCACCCTCATCCTGGCTTCATTTGTTTCACCTGGTTTTACAGGTTACCTTCATCTTGACCACGGTAGCAGTGGCTATCGCCGAGAAGCTCCCCGAGCACAAAATACCCCGTTCCTACTCTGCCCCAACCCCAGAGCCTGAATACCCCACA GAACCCCCAAAATACGCATACAACTACGACGTGGTCGATGACTACTCTGGCGCTAATTTCGCAGCCTCCGAGTCACGTGATGGCTACAAGACTGTAGGAAGCTACAAGGTTAACCTACCTGACGGCCGAGTTCAAACTGTCAAATATGTGGACAATGGTAACGGTCTGGAAGCCGAAGTCACTTACGAAGGAGAAGCCAGATACCCAGAATACAAGCCGGCTCCTACGTACAAGAAAACTGTTGCTGCTCCTGCCCCTAACCAGGTTTACAAGCCTGCTCCTGCTCCCGATCCTGTCCCCGTCTACAAGCCCGCTCCTACCCCTTCGTATGCGCCTGACCCTGTTCCTGTCTACAAGCCTGCTCCAGCTCCTGCCCCAGTGCCGGTTTATAAGCCTGCTCCTGTCTCGGCATATAAGGCTGTTTCTGATGAAGATCTTGACCCTGAACAGTTCCATGTCCCAGTCTATACAACTGCTGCTGCACCCGCCACAATCTATAGGCCTACTCCCGCCCCTGCTCCTTACCCTGTTCCAGTCTACGAGCCTGAGCCTGCTCCAGTGCCTAGGCCTGCTTCCCGTGGTTCGTCTGGCTACAGGCCTCCTGGTGCCAACACTGCTCCTGTTTATGATCCATCTGCAGTTCTTCTGCAAGGGCCTCTGTACCGACCTCCTCCAACTTTATATGAGTGA
- the LOC136834081 gene encoding cuticle protein 7-like isoform X3 has product MSLQITLVVVACGIVLASAELPPAYGAPPSYAPPAPRYNAPVSYKEPAYPDEPPKYTFNYGVADDYSGANFGHTESRDGYNTQGSYTVNLPDGRIQTVTYYDNGDGLVAEVTYKGEAQYPDTPAYGPAPSYNPAPRYHAPAPTYA; this is encoded by the exons ATGTCTCTCCAG ATTACCCTCGTCGTCGTCGCCTGCGGGATCGTGTTGGCCTCTGCCGAGCTGCCACCAGCCTACGGCGCCCCTCCCTCCTACGCCCCTCCCGCACCAAGATACAACGCCCCTGTCTCCTACAAGGAACCCGCATATCCTGAC gaaccCCCCAAGTACACCTTCAACTACGGCGTCGCCGACGACTACTCCGGCGCCAACTTCGGCCACACGGAATCCCGCGACGGCTACAACACCCAGGGTAGCTACACCGTCAACCTCCCCGACGGGCGCATCCAGACCGTCACTTACTACGACAACGGCGACGGCCTCGTCGCTGAGGTGACTTACAAGGGAGAAGCCCAGTACCCAGACACCCCTGCCTACGGCCCAGCTCCCTCCTATAACCCAGCTCCTAGGTACCATGCCCCCGCTCCAACATACGCGTAA